Proteins encoded in a region of the Zea mays cultivar B73 chromosome 2, Zm-B73-REFERENCE-NAM-5.0, whole genome shotgun sequence genome:
- the LOC100383309 gene encoding uncharacterized protein LOC100383309, whose product MSDNTVAKAAAATMTPAAASDPSPSSSSGVGASPLALLRPHAHGHMTPPSPALAAPPPSPASAPRDYRKGNWTLQETLVLITAKRLDDDRRAGGAHAHAHALAGSPTTPRSAEQRWKWVENYCWNHGCLRSQNQCNDKWDNLLRDYKKVRDYESRAAAAAPAAAPATRALPSYWAMERHERKDRNLPTNLAPEVFDALTDVLSRRAARRGGAAITAAPPPPQLALPAPPPPPPLPPPSPPKPPIVQPRAPPPPLPLPAAVPPPATSVSAEELTGSSESGEDDDGSDAVAEPEPKRRRLNRLGSSVVRSATVLARTLVACEEKRERRHREVLELEERRLRLEEERTEVRRQGFAGLVSAVNSLSSAIHALVSDHRSGDSASR is encoded by the exons ATGTCGGACAACACCGTAGCCAAGGCGGCGGCAGCGACCATGACGCCCGCCGCCGCCTCCGACCCGTCGCCGTCGTCCTCGTCCGGCGTCGGGGCGTCCCCGCTCGCGCTGCTCCGCCCGCACGCGCACGGCCACATGACGCCGCCGTCGCCGGCGCTCGCGGCCCCGCCGCCGTCCCCGGCGTCCGCGCCCCGGGACTACCGCAAGGGCAACTGGACGCTCCAGGAGACGCTCGTCCTCATCACGGCCAAGCGCCTGGACGACGACCGCCGCGCCGGAGGCGCCCATGCCCACGCCCACGCCCTGGCCGGGTCGCCCACCACGCCGCGCTCGGCGGAGCAGCGCTGGAAGTGGGTGGAGAACTACTGCTGGAACCACGGCTGCCTCCGCAGCCAGAACCAGTGCAACGACAAGTGGGACAACCTCCTCCGCGACTACAAGAAGGTCCGCGACTACGagtcccgcgccgccgccgccgcgccggccgccgcgccggccaCGAGGGCTCTCCCGTCCTACTGGGCCATGGAGCGCCACGAGCGCAAGGACCGTAACCTGCCCACCAACCTGGCGCCCGAGGTGTTCGACGCGCTCACCGACGTGCTCTCCCGCCGCGCCGCGCGCCGAGGGGGCGCGGCGATCACGGCCGCCCCGCCGCCACCCCAGCTCGCGCTGCctgctccgcctccgcctccgccgctTCCTCCTCCATCGCCACCGAAGCCCCCCATCGTCCAGCCCCGCGCTCCGCCTCCTCCGCTGCCGCTTCCGGCGGCCGTGCCTCCGCCGGCGACGTCCGTTTCCG CGGAGGAGCTGACGGGGTCGTCGGAGTCCGGTGAGGACGACGACGGGTCGGACGCCGTGGCGGAGCCGGAGCCGAAGCGGCGGCGGCTGAACCGGCTGGGGTCCAGCGTGGTGCGCAGCGCGACGGTGCTGGCGCGCACCCTGGTGGCGTGCGAGGAGAAGCGGGAGCGGCGGCACCGGGAGGTCCTGGAGCTGGAGGAGCGGCGGCTGCGGCTGGAGGAGGAGCGCACGGAGGTGCGGCGCCAGGGCTTCGCGGGCCTCGTCTCCGCCGTCAACAGCCTCTCCAGCGCCATCCACGCCCTCGTCTCCGACCACCGCAGCGGCGACTCCGCCTCCCGGTGA